The Vanessa cardui chromosome 9, ilVanCard2.1, whole genome shotgun sequence genome has a window encoding:
- the LOC124532615 gene encoding arylsulfatase J-like — protein sequence MLMIFKYSCFLLFSLLSFCVPGKLNRPNVILIIADDMGWDDVSFHGSNQILTPNIDLLAYTGVALERYYSHCVCTPSRSALLTGKFAHVTGMQGYPLTNAEDRALPITEKTLPQYFKEAGYATHLVGKWHVGQSRVEYLPTSRGFDSHFGHRGGYIDYYEYTLLETWSVGDVSGFDLFRNDTAAWDVEGYITDVYNKEAISLIDLHDISKPLFLMVAHNAPHSANEGAPLQAPPELVRSMRHIDLPQRRYYAAMVKKLDDSLGDIVKALSDKGILDNTIIAFISDNGGITSGISVNYALNWPLRGLKMTPFEGGIRVNGLVWNKNLTQGEHLWKGYMHVADWVPTLLSAAGLEIPSNIDGIDLWDSIVSNRESKRDAIYEIDDYTGFMAIISQDYKLITGDVITNYSNHQGDMFKGIIGTGPSYEDALKNSTLYSVLSDIGVSFDMSHTILRNKIKVSCNMAKSNICYPKNGTWCLFNIKEDPCEIMDLSSKYPDIAEKLYSQLKAESKRIIPRQVPHEINLQAMPSLHNYAWDVWHASEGNF from the exons atgttAATGATTTTCAAGTATTCGTGCTTTTTACTATTTTCTTTGCTCTCATTTTGTGTTCCGGGTAAATTGAATCGTCcgaatgttatattaattatcgcTGATGATATG GGCTGGGATGATGTGAGTTTCCACGGATCGAATCAAATTTTAACCCCGAATATAGACCTCCTGGCGTACACCGGGGTGGCTCTGGAACGATATTACAGTCATTGTGTATGCACACCTTCACGCTCGGCTCTCCTCACGGGGAAATTCGCTCACGTTACAg GAATGCAGGGCTATCCCCTAACAAATGCTGAGGATAGAGCTCTCCCAATAACGGAGAAAACGCTTCCCCAGTATTTCAAGGAGGCCGGTTATGCTACACATTTGGTCGGGAAATGGCACGTTGGCCAATCTCGCGTCGAATATTTGCCAACATCTCGGGGTTTTGACTCTCATTTCGGCCATCGAGGCggttatattgattattatgaGTACACGTTATTGGAAACG TGGAGTGTCGGAGATGTGTCAGGGTTTGATCTGTTTCGAAACGATACTGCAGCTTGGGATGTTGAAGGATACATCACTGACGTTTATAATAAAGAAGCTATATCAC TCATAGATTTACATGATATTTCTAAGCCTCTGTTCTTGATGGTGGCCCATAATGCCCCGCATTCTGCGAACGAAGGTGCGCCTCTGCAAGCACCACCTGAGCTCGTCCGCTCTATGCGTCACATTGATCTACCGCAGAGACGGTATTATGCTG CGATGGTAAAAAAGCTTGACGACAGTCTAGGAGATATAGTTAAAGCACTGTCAGATAAAGGTATATTAGATAATACCATAATAGCGTTTATATCAGATAACGGTGGAATAACATCTGGAATATCTGTTAATTATGCACTTAACTGGCCGTTGAGGGGTCTCAAAATGACTCCATTTGAAGGAGGCATACGAGTGAATGGACTAGTGTGGAACAAAAACCTAACACAAGGAGAGCATTTGTGGAAGGGATACATGCACGTTGCTGATTGGGTGCCAACTCTTCTCAGTGCTGCAGGTCTTGAAATTCCATCGAATATCGATGGTATTGACTTATGGGACAGCATTGTATCAAATAGAGAATCTAAAAGGGACGCCATATACGAAATTGATGATTACACAGGTTTTATGGCAATCATAAGTCAAGATTATAAGTTGATTACTGGAGACGTCATTACAAATTATAGTAATCATCAGGGTGATATGTTTAAAGGTATCATTGGAACAGGTCCATCTTATGAGGATGCTCTGAAAAATAGTACGTTATATTCAGTTTTGTCCGATATTGGGGTATCGTTTGATATGAGCCATACAATCctcagaaacaaaataaaagtttcatgCAATATGGCTAAATCTAATATATGCTATCCTAAAAATG gTACCTGgtgcttatttaatattaaggaaGATCCTTGTGAAATTATGGatttatcttcaaaatatccaGATATTGCAGAAAAACTATATTCACAATTGAAAGCAGAATCAAAACGGATCATACCTAGACAGGTGCCgcatgaaataaatttacaagcAATGCCTAGTTTGCACAATTATGCTTGGGATGTTTGGCATGCGTCAGAAGGCAacttttaa